The Strix uralensis isolate ZFMK-TIS-50842 chromosome 5, bStrUra1, whole genome shotgun sequence genome segment tcttgtagTAAGTGATCTAGTCCTAAATAGCCTATGACACAAAGAAGCTTTTTAAGTAACGTATCCTCCAACTTGCTTTTACGTTAAACGCAGAATTTGTTTCTATGTCTGAAGGTTAATATGCACTTGGTTTCAAATCTTGGttcagacatatttttttttgaaCCAAGCCAGTTTTCTGATTTATCTTGTTCATAACATGTGATACATTAAGAACTTTCATCTCTAGGTGATCATTCACATTCTGAGCATGCAGCAAACCCTGGGGGAGCACAACTGTATTGGGTTTGAGTGGCcaggttttgggggtggggggcactgcaggggtggcttctgtgagaagctactaGAAGCTTCCCTCATGTCGAATacagccaatgccagccagctccaagatcgacccgctgctggccaaggccaagcccatcagtgacagtggcagtgcctctgggataacgtgtttaagggggaaaaaactgaACAAATGGCAATTGTAGCCAGAGAGAAGAGTGAGACTATGTGGCagacagccctgcagacaccaaggtcagtgaagaaggagggggagttggtgctccaggcgctggagcagagattcccctgcagcccatggtgcagcccatggtgaggcagctgtgccctgcagcccatggaggcccatggtggagcagatctccacctgcagcccatggaggaccccacgccagagcaggggatgcctgaaggaggctgtgaccccgtgggaagcccgtgctggagcaggctcctggcaggacctgtggccctgtggagagaggagcccacgctggagcaggttttctggcaggacttgtgaccctgtgggggacccacgctggggcagtctgtgcctgaaggactgcaccctgtgggagggacccacactggaacagttcgTGAAGAACTACAGCCCGTGGAAAGAAATCAcgctggagaagtttgtggaggactgtcccgtgaactgaccgcaacccccattctctgtccccctgcaccactgggagggagagaaaatcaggagtgaagttgagcctgggaagaagtgaggggtggggggaaggtgattttaagattttttttttattttctcattattctattctgatttgattggtaataaattaaacctATTTCCCTATTttagtctgttttgcccatgacagtaattgccaagtgatctctccctgtccttatcttgacccacaagcctttcattatattttctctcccctgtccagatGAGTAGcgaagtgatagagcagctttggtgggcacctggcatccatcaagggtcaacccaccacaaaaagAAGTGTAGAAGTTTGTGCCATTAATGAATACTCATCTAAATAATTTACATTACCTTTTACACCAGAGGGGTGAGACATTTTGAAATAACTTGCATTAATAAAACTAACATTAATTTTTAGAGTTCTGGGGCACTCTGTGAAGAGTACAATTTAAAGAAGCAGAGTTTAAAAGAATTTTCAGAGTAGAATTTGAAGAAGTATTTCCATTCCTATTTTCCCATTCTCATTATTACAAGGTAAATCATCATTTGATAACAATGTGAATTTATACAATGCTAATATATTAACTTTGAAGGTAAAGGATATTTCTACACTACTATATGGTGACACTTTCTAGCTACACAGCATACTCACaatatattttcataatgttCAGTGTTAACAGAAATGTTGAAATTTCTaggaaaaataatactgtttGCACAATTTCTTTCTCTTACAGATGCAGGAAGTTAATGAACGACTTGAATGCAGTTCAGTTCTGAGATGTTTGTCTGAATCAACTCTACATTTCCCTCCAGGACACAAATGCATGTATAAACTTGTAATTGATTTCTTAACCTGAAGGCAGAGATAATATTTCAGCTTTGGAGAGcagtatagaaaaaaaataaagtattataaCTTATGCAGTTTGTATCAAATCACAAGATTAAATCTGAACATATAAACACATCTATTTCTGACATAGatgtttttattacaaaatgaTGAATTTACCTTAGAAATTGATTTATACAACAGTATTTGAGAGCATTCTAAGGATAGTCCTTTTGTGCCTCtagatattttaaagataatgCACATAAAATATCATATTTCTTTTGATCAAGATCTCAAGTTAACTCTTTGTCTTGTATCAGTGAATGAATTCTAACTTGCAGCCTCTACAGTGTTTAAAATTCAATAGGATTAGCCTAATTTTACATTTATGATATTCCTCTCATCCGCTTTGATTTATAGAAAAGAATCTTTAGTAAAGAAAAACTTGAACCTACTGAAATAATACATGTCAGGTATTCAGTCAGTCTGGTCCTCtatttcagtgactgaaaatgtatttttatattgtcCCCAGGTAATTAAAGACAAAATTCAACACATTGCAGCTTAGAGACAGTCCTTGCTTAAATTGCAAGATGAGCTTAACTGTCTCATTCTCAGCAGAACAAAACCTCTATCACAGGGTAAACCCCTTCTCTTGCAGAATCATTGGGAGTTTCTACCAAAAGTGTCAGTCTAAGGTGACATTGTGGGGAAAAGATGTCAAAAGATAAAGACGTTTATACGTATATATGTTTACACGTTGCAGAGATAAAACCACGTGTCATCTACTCCTTTTAGCCCCATGGAATGAGGAAGAGGTGGAGGTGGGCGGGAGTGTTGGGCAGAGCACCTCTACCCTCTGGGCTCCCAAAATGGCCAGTGGTACCCCGGTAGGACTTGCCTGTACAGTCATCTGTATGCACTACGCAATGATGTCAACTTCCACGTGCTAGTTGCTCGCTTTATTGTATTCATGCCCAGCTGGATATTCAGTGCACTGTTTTATcacaaaaaaagcacaagaatTAGGTACAGATATGCCTGTGCTAGTGCCTCCAGTATGGACATCATGTGAGACATTTCTTGATCACTTTGCCTGTTTGTGTGCATACGTCCATGGGCAGACAGCCTTGCAGTCCAGTTCTGATCGTCTGTTGTCATCACTGTTTGCAACCTAAATAAACACAATATGCTTTAGCTATACAATATGTACCTTTAGTACATGTGGACTCTTAGTGCACTCTGAGGGAGCTTTTATGTGACATCTTACTCCTATTTGGTCTTCCTCATCCTCATCAGGGAGCCTTTGCCAAGGAAATTTCCCAAAGACTACGTATATGCTGGGCATGCTCCATCCAAgatctgcagaagcagcagcagagcagccctaTGGCAGCTCCATGTCATTAACTAGTGTATTAATCACATGCATACTGACATTCAGGCACTTCTGGAGCTCTAAGTGTTTGACTTTCCATCATATCTTTCCTTTGATACGGTCTACATGTAAATGTCATACAATCCAGTATTACTTCTCTGTGTGAATGGAAACACAAATCAAGTCCAAATGTTACAGTGGagtttttaatctcttctttcaCAGCAAATGCATTAAACTCCAAGATACCCAGGTGCTGAGGAGAAAATAAGGATTTCTTTCATGAGGTCTTGCTCACatattttttgtgaacagataGTTACAGCTGAACACATACCATCTCAGAGCATGAGATTGCATCAGTCTTGTCAACAGAGGAGCAGGAATATGAATCACATTGCCAGCAGACAGGAATTTGTATTAAATGTATCAATAAGCAGTGTTCACATCATGACTGTGCCTGCCAGAGGCTTGTATTCTCTATGATAAAGTACAATTTTTGCCATCAGTAAGTCAAAAGCTGGAGCCACTCAACATTAAATCATTTGAGGCCAGACATCTATTAACACATTTAGAGACATGGGCAAACATTTCCAATATACTATGATAGCTAGCAGATAATTTATTCCTAGTGTCTCTTCAAAGGTGGTGATATAGATAATAACTGAACTCAAGAATAAGCTAAGGAATACAAGACCAGTATCTTAAAGCAACACTTTCGGTTTAATATATACACAACTAAAtgtataaacatgaaaaaaatttttaatgttttgtgcCAAAATTTGTCTTTGGGTAGCTTCATGGAATTCAATACACAGAGCAATAATCTTGGAACCAAAGAACATAACTATATCTTTTTAGCTAAATAAAATAGTAACATCAGAGATAAAAGTTGCATTTGTGATTGAAATCATGTCTTTTATATTATTTTACCTTCAGAACTGATCTATATATGTCACATTGTGCCAagtttatgttttgttttaaaatttattgtagGTTATATGTTGATTTCCTtgaaatgatgatgatgatgatgacaacAACAATGATAAAGACAATGATAAGAATATCAAGCTTTTCTGGTATCTGGTTTTAAAATCTGATACTGCATCAATTCTTTTGAAAATTGGTTACTGTCTGTCTCTAGTTGTATCCAACTCCTCAGCCATAACTTCCATAGATCTTCAAGGTCAAACATTTTTGTTTGgcattttttcaaatttctttccCAGATGGTACTGAAATGTTTCCTCCACAAGGTCCTACTGATTCCTGTGTTGTTAACTCAGAATTTAGGATAATTGTTGCTAAAATTTGGGGAATATACAATCTGAACAATTTTTGTTAATTATACCAAAACGGATGCAAGAAACATAAATCCACAATTCTGAAGGTCTTTCAGAATGTCAGTCATgatataaaaaattattatgaCTACAACAGCATTTGAATATATTTGCACTGCGTCACCAGGGCAACATTTGGATGGAAATTCAAGAAGCTTTTGGTTACAGTTTATTGCCTCTAAAGTTCGTTATGAAGCTGGATGATAAAATAGTTAGCTAAATTAGTTGTTATGACCTACTGGTGGAAAGCATATGCTTTGGACTTCTGTGTtggcaagaaaaggaaacaagaggGAGTGGGTATGGCCTACTTAGTTTCACTCAAAGCCtattctttctttcattcctgAAAAAAGTGAAGCATAAAGTAATGGAAATTTTACAGACAGCTTGTAAAAATGCCTAGAATTTGCCTCCTTAATGAGATGACCCTCAGAAAGTCCTCAAGTGGCAATAGCAGGAGCATCATATAAGTCCGAGAAAAAGATATAGCTTCTATCCTTTTGTTTAAGAGAGGCAAACTGAAGACAACCTAGGGTACCTCTGCAAGAAATTAGGGCAGGTAGTGTTTGGGAACTGTATTGCAATTACAATTCCCATTTGAACTGTTTTCCTTTGCAATCATGTTTCATTGCATGTATGAATCATCTGCTTCACAATCATGGATGTATCCTGTAGATACCCAGGGCATTCAGGGCCAAATCCCTATCTTATGAAGacaaaatttttgtatttttttttcttattctctaAGGGATCCAACCCACATGGATTTGACTGAAAGAACTGAGTAGCTGGATTCTATTGCTTTGCCTTTGTCTGCTCATGATACTTTTCAGCCAAGAATAGCTAACATTCAGAAGCTCTTGAGGATACTTTTATCCTGGCCATGTGTTTGGGAACTAGACATTACAGCCACGTCTGCATGCCATGTCTGCCTCACATAATAAACTCTGACATTTCCGACTTACTTGGGGCTCCACATCACACTGCCAGTCTTCCCCCAACAACACAGAGACAGGTGCATTGTATTTGACCTGAGAACCAGTTACCACTGTCAGAACTAAGTGATCAAAGTGAAATTGGTAGGGCATTCATTTGGCACCATCATTAAAATTTGTCAGCATCATTCCATTGAAAGGTGAAAGAGATTATCACCTGACACCTCTGGCTTCAGTATTCACCATTTACAAGTATCTGAACTGTGACTGGCTATGAAAATACAGCAGCATTTCTGTAGAATAACAGAATTATCAAAATATACTGTAAAGAATGCAAAACACATgttgggatttttctttcattctattagggttttgtgggttttttttctgtaataaatctaTACAGAATTCATAGATTACACCGTATTTGATTCTTATCTGTATTGCAAAACACAGACcaataatttttaagaaagaacTTAATTCCTTTTACCAAACTATGCCTTTCCCAAGTGGTAAGAAAACCCTGGAAAGTCAacaccccctcccacccccagatAACCAGAAACTATACCGCAATGCCAGTATCAACAACATAGCCATTTGCTTCAACAGTGTCAACTTGTATGCTATGTATTTTTCTGCTCAGAAATTATTTGTGGGAGAAAATAGAAACTAGGCATTGATGAGGAAGACTTTCATCTGATAATTGGATTTTTTCATCTGCATGTGCTCCCACAGTGCCTCCAGGGACTTGTATATTTGAGTTTCTGATTCCTTCATATGGATTAAACACCCTGGCCAGACTAGAGTGATGTCTCACAGTCATCCCTCTTAATAAGACACTGTAACGTCTATTGTAAACCTAAGTGACAGTGAATTGGAAAAGATATATTCCAGCTGAAGAACcaaatataaaggaaaacaagGTCATGAGATGTTCAAACTACAATTCCCAAGAAAACTGATAGCCaaatttacaaagagaaaaatttcattataattttaaatggcacctgggaaaacataatccactttattagggaaaaaaaaaaaagttatcaaaatGAATTTCtcataatttgaaaattattttgacagaaaatttgGACCAGAACCAAACTCCCCAGTGAGTGTGTTTGtcagggggcaggcagggcaggccaTGCAGGATAATGACTTGCATCTGGAAAATGCAGCCCAACTCACTTTGCTAGGAAAAACAGCAGGGATACCTGTGTTCACACACCTCCGTAGCCTGTAGTTTGTCATCATAGTACAgtaacctttatttttcttcttaacagcAGGACTGATctcaggggaaagaaaatgaaaaaaatcagacagcacTTGAGAGACTAAAATATCGTTGTTTTGAACTTTACAGACAGTGAGCATTCATTATTGAACTTAAGAAGTTCTGACATTTCATTCATTACATGatcaaaatatctgaaatatGGACAGTTAATATTGCTCTTAGAGTTCTATAGAACACATTGAGCTGCTGTGATTTGAGAAATCAAGTTCTACCAAATTATTTATAGAGCCAGTAACAAATATATGAGCAATGCAGAAATGTAAGTAGTAGaagttctactttttaaaaatcagaggcCAGATCAAGTGGTATAAAATGACACAGCTCCACTGCCATCTCTGAGCAGTACTGTGACTTACGTCAGTTCTGGATCTGGATGACTATTTGCATGCAATTTGAATGCCGCTTTTCCTTGCAAATGTATACCTTTTGAGGCTTTCCACATGCTTTGCTGCAAATCCAGTAGTATAATGACACAGGTAATTCCTTGAAGCATTTCTATTTCCAGTTCCTTTCAACACTGCATATTTTACTATGAAACCAACTGCAATcaaaagaagtagaaaaacaaataaagccaCCATGAACCACTGGATTAAGTCATAAGGGAGAACCTAACTGAGAGCTAATCTGACTGAGTCTTAGAAAGTCAGTGGCTGAATATAACAAATATCCTATCAATAGTATGGATTGTATCTTGGATGGTCATACCCCAGATAAGGACCCTGTCATTTGAGTTACAGAATTTCTCTAACAGGGAACATGATGTGGGGTAGAATTAACAACTATTAATTgaagagaggggggggggggaaacaaaaaaaagagcaagaaaaaagtaTCAACTGCAATTATAATAAGAGACTTCATATAGAATCTTCCCATTTCTGTCTGGCTCTGGTACTATCTTCATCCACTTCGTCCTCTTCCTACTTGCTGGAGACCTGTTCTTGCCAGCTGGACTGTGACACTAGCTTTTACcataagaaagaacagcaatATTTGGTTCAACCCCTACGTGGTCTAACTATAGAGGGAATAGAAATCATACAATATTCAGTCATATCAGCACACATTAACCAAAAGCATAACTATTCATTGTATAGCAGCATTCCTCACACACCAATGGGTATTTAGTTTAAATCAATATTTCTTTGAGTACAACTTAAAGACTATTAAAAACCCACTTTTATAGCTTTTCCATTGAAATCTGAGATTGCTAGCACTcataaaactgaaatgtgaatAGCACTGATGAAATGTAGTCTAACATAGGCAGACGATACGCAAGTATCACCAAGAATCTATGAATGCAGGTCTAGTCTCACCTGAAAGAGCCTTGTTGATATTCCTTCCACACTCCTCTGATTGCAGACACTGAAAGGGGAATAAATAGCTACCTGCACAAAACATCCACAAACTAGCAAGCAAATGGCATTCTGAGATAAAGatacacagatttatttttaccAGGGAAATAATAGAAATTAAGCCTGAAGAGGTTCTAAGCATACTCTGTCAATAAATTGCATGCCAGAACAAATAGGTCTGTATACCAAATGAAAGTTTACATTCCTAGCAcccatttttatttaaagtatgtatacatggagggggggtgtgttCAGTTAACTGCTTGCACATCAGGAAATGCATGGAAGATCAAATCCCATGGTGTGAAGCCACAGTCCAGACTGCTACTATGTTGCTGATACCTGCAATCCACAATGGCATTTGAAACTGAAGTAGATATTCAGTGTCACAAGGACactgaattctttttaaaaaaattatattaagcTGCTTGGCATTTTATAAATGTATACAAGGAGTTAATTTAAAACAGGTATTAATAATAGCTGGCAAAGGATTTTTTTGACTTTCTGCTGCCTTCTCAAGATTTGCCAGACTGTCCTTCAATCACATCAAAAAGATGAACAACTCATGGTTCAATTTGAAAACATATTCAAGTCTAATTATGTCAGATTCCTTTCCAATTATGTTTCAATTTGTTGGACTAGTTAGTTGTAAAATTTTACTACTTAGAAatccagaatcacagaagcaAAAGTACTTTAGGACAAAAAATATCTAAGATACTTTTACATATCTTTGTCAGTCTTTACAATAATTCATTCTGATAACACAGTGGCGATGGAAGTACTGAGTCAGGCTTGCACAACACAGAAACTTCCTGTATATGCTACAGAACTgcagagaaatatatttatacAACAAAAGACAATTTTCCAGCTTCCTTATTCACAAAACAAGGGACAGTGGTAAAATATTGATACGTCTTGCCAACAtacaaaatgtaacaaaacaacaaaaagcattcAATATTTATGCAGAAGTACTGTTTTCCTCAGGGTCTCTGTCTACTAGATGGATGCTCCCCGTGATAACCGATTCCTCTTGAGCTGAGGTGTTCTCCAGCTGCTTATTTGTGCAATATGGAATGTGGCcacaaaaatacatgtatatcCATGGGTTGGTGCAACTATTTAAATTGCCAAGGAGCATGATAATGGTGAATGCCGAACCTAGGATGAAATAGTTAAATGAATAACAGAGTAAATAAAGCACTCATACAAATAAGTAACATTTTCACAGTCTGCTGCTTTATGGTGTACCTGTCCATATATAAAGTTAATCTAATAGTAGGAAATTCCCATTTATTCAATGCAATTTGTAATGGTTGAAGGTATGAAGCACACTATATTGTATGCATTTCAGAGTTAAATAGTTCCATATAGTTCTTTTTGATGTAGCTGCATTAAATGTAAAAGCAATTACTAATTGCTATACAGATACAGATAAATACAGATATAGATATTGATATAACTGTATGTAGAATAAGACTCAAATTCACACTGACAGGAAGAATTCTTAAAACAAAgatcagaagattttttttttatcagagcaagctataaccttttttttcctttggtttataTCTTTGAGTTTAGAATAGGTGAACTTAAAAAAAGTCATATACAGAGTCTTCCTTTCACAAAGAGGCAATAGTATAAGTTTGACAAGATTAATCTTATTTACAACATGGGGTTTTTGATACCTCTCTCAGGCttgcttttttgctttataaACACCTGTTTCACaacttttaattgttttataGTCTACTACAGAGATTTCATCAATACgatttcaatattaaaaaaatcagatgtctTATAACATCACTGTTCTATTcagtaaataagaaataattattttattactttgaaTAGTTAATTACTCCTTTTCACCTCAAGAACACAAAATACTGCTGCTATAATATCTAAGACCTCTAAAAGTCTGAACCCTTGCTGTAGCAGATGGTACTTTTCACTGTGCTGTTCATTAATCTTTAAATCGTTAATcactcaaaacacacacacaaaatacacacTTATATGATGTTTTGATCACATAACACATGAAATTCTATGTACCTAATTAAATACAGTAGATAATCAATccaggaatttctttttaatcatattCAAATGATCACATGTAACTTTTACACAAAAGCAAAGTGCAAATATAAAGCAATATAGCAATGTGATAGCCTGCTATGAAGTTATGAATGAGGATGGAGAGTATCTTACCTTCAGTCACGACACTGGGGAACCACACAGACCACAGCTGTGCAATGAAGAAAGGTGACCAACAAAGAACATACGCAACAACTGTCACCACTGTCATTTTTACAGTCTTGATCATAGCCTTTGAAATACAGTTCACACTGCTTGCTCGGGATGGCAGGACTTGCTTCTGATTTGTTACTTCATATTCAGTCTGTTTTTTCACATGTATGTTTCTTTTGATTATTTTGCAAATCTTAACCTGGCATGTGATAAGGATGGCTGAGGGGATGAAGAATATAACTACAAAAATCCAAGTCACATATGCCCTGGGGCCCCATGGCTGAATAAATTCACCCCAACATTCAAAGACACCTGGAGATATTTCAGTCTTAGAAAAGATAAATACCTGTGGTAGGCTAAGAATCAGTGATATAAACCAGCTGGTGCAAATGGGGATGTTCCAGAGAGCTCTCTTCTTTTGGAAAGTGACCATAGGGTAGCAAACTGCTTGATATCTGTCCATTGTCATGACCACTATCATATAAGTAGAGGCAAACATGCCCAGCAATTGTAGATACTTGATAATTCTGCACAAGAAATCTGGCCCTATGAAAACATCTGTAATATCCCATATGAGTTGAGGCAGCACTTGAAAAAAGGCTACCACTAAGTCAGCAATGCTGAGGTGAAGCATGAACACATACATCCTAGAGAGCTTCTTTCTTCTTCGCCACAGCACCAGTATGAGAATAAAATTGCCCACAGACGCTGTCAGAAATATGACCCCCAGTACAGCAATCTCTACTTGAGCTAATTGCTCATCTCTTTCTGGTCTTCCAACAGGATCTGACTGATTTGTCAAACTCAGGAATCTGTGAGGAGAAGGACTCTCAGTCTGGTATGTGTTATCCTGCataggaaatgaaaaattcttcatAGTGCACAGAAGCTACTTACAGTAGCTGCTACTTGCGACTCAGGTTGACAGCTGTGAAGTACTGGCTAGCAAACAAACCAGCCCGGGTTCAGGTTTCGGTATATCTTCAAGCAAATCTCCTCCTGTTTGTGCAAACTAAAGCAGTGGGACCTGGATCTTGATAAAATTCTGTCTCTTGCTGGCATGCAAAAAGGCTTTATATAGGCTCCCAGCAGACAGAGCCTTATGTAACTGCAGAGCCCTCGGGTAGGCTGCAGGGACCGCAGCCAATGGCAGACCGAGCCACACAATTGGgggaaatatataaataaaaggcaAACTTCAGAGGCTCAACGTAATTCAATTACTCACTTCAGTCAAAACCCGAACTTGTAAATAGCTGTGGCCAAAATCATACTTAAATGATCTTACTCAGGAGAgttcttgcaaatatttttttactcaAACCAGAAGTGCATGCTGTGGCTGAAGAGGGAGGAATGTTTATACGTAGACGGAAAGTTGGGCCCCTGAGCTCAGGCACATCGTAACTGCAATTCTCTAGGCTCCTGGGGCACGACCACATCCTAAATGCAGCAGAGacaaacaaatgcatttttccatagctctttttttttttttctttgcttttttggaGTCACCTGattctaaaccaaaaaaaaaaaaaaatttgacctgctctaaaaataatctttttatttcaagGCGGGGTCAAGATTTAGAGGTCTTTCTTTtctcagcaaaatgaaaaataacacatgaaataaattacttttaatggGACTGTGAGTCTACTGagaatttaatagaaaaataagtgaaaattcAATGGGCAATCCAGCTGAGGAAAAGGTCTCTATAATGAAACGATTTCCAAGGGTCTCTATTCTACTGTAGTGCTAAAGGCTGGGAGGTCATTTTTCAGTACctaatcctttttatttttgtggagtAAGTTGTATCATGACCACAAGAATTTCATCATTCTTTGACCTTCTAGTATGACTTCTGCATATTGTTAGTGGCAGATAAGAATAGcaattttgatttaatttaatttgttctcCCTCAGTCTGCCCTCTTAATCACAAAAGAGagatttaataaaatgaattaatttaataTGAAAGATAACATATATTTGTACGCAATCTTGTTTGAAGCTAGAGCACTCATATCCTTTTGGTTACAGTTGGGAGACTGGTAATTTGAAGTCTTTCTGAAGAGGAAACCAGTACGGTTAAAAGTATGTCCGTGGTGCATGTATAGTACATAATACTGCACCTACACTGATTAATCACTGTGATCATGACTATGTTATAAAACCAGCTCAGGAATCTCATGAACAGACTACCATCTCTTTGGCACTAAATGTTTTCACGTATCAACAGACAGGAGAAGGGCAAAATACATAAACAGGATGCTGAGGTAGATTACAACAGTTTATAAAAACAGCATGAtctattttctctccctctttcaccCTTCCATCCCACCATGGGACTGATGTTAATACCTCAAGCCAGGGTAAGACTATGAAAACAGACAACAGACAAGCTGAACAATCTCAGAAAACTTTGCCACTGACAGCAACAGTAAGTATCCATAATCCAGATTTGGCTGAACACTGCTACAGCTGCCTGAATCTACAATGGCTTTTCTCTAAGACCACGCTGCAAAGAGTAGGAAATCACAACAACTTAATCTAATAtatctgataatttttttcctaaatggaaGCCTATTTGTAGGAAACTTGGATTCCTGAGGTTGTTTCCTTTTAGTTTTGGAATCTACCTCTATCAGTGGGAAACAGCATGGCAAGACCATAAGGGAATAAATGGGTTTGCCTTTACCCTCACCCTCCC includes the following:
- the LOC141943701 gene encoding arg8-vasotocin receptor-like, with the translated sequence MKNFSFPMQDNTYQTESPSPHRFLSLTNQSDPVGRPERDEQLAQVEIAVLGVIFLTASVGNFILILVLWRRRKKLSRMYVFMLHLSIADLVVAFFQVLPQLIWDITDVFIGPDFLCRIIKYLQLLGMFASTYMIVVMTMDRYQAVCYPMVTFQKKRALWNIPICTSWFISLILSLPQVFIFSKTEISPGVFECWGEFIQPWGPRAYVTWIFVVIFFIPSAILITCQVKICKIIKRNIHVKKQTEYEVTNQKQVLPSRASSVNCISKAMIKTVKMTVVTVVAYVLCWSPFFIAQLWSVWFPSVVTEGSAFTIIMLLGNLNSCTNPWIYMYFCGHIPYCTNKQLENTSAQEESVITGSIHLVDRDPEENSTSA